In a genomic window of Balaenoptera ricei isolate mBalRic1 chromosome 3, mBalRic1.hap2, whole genome shotgun sequence:
- the LOC132363090 gene encoding olfactory receptor 7D4-like, with protein MGAGNHTGVSQFLLLGLSDDPELQPLLFGLFLSMYLVTVLGNLLIILAVSSDSHLHTPMYFFLANLSFVDICFVSTTIPRMLVNIQTQSKGISYIGCLTQVYFFIIFAVMDSFLLTVMAYDRFVAICHPLHYTVIINPRFCGLLVLMCWFITFWVALLHILLLRRLTFCTGTEIPHFFCELAQILKVACSDTLINNIFLFVATALLGVFPLTGILFSYSRIVSSLMRISSAAGKYKAFSTCGSHLSVVSLFYGTGVGISLTSAVTHSPQRSSIASVMYTVLTPMLNPFIYSLRNKDVKGALGRLLSRGAPCLRWSTDLRTKWTL; from the coding sequence ATGGGAGCAGGAAACCACACGGGAGTATCACAGTTCCTCCTCCTGGGCCTCTCGGACGATCCTGAGCTGCAGCCCCTCCTCTTTGGACTGTTCCTGTCCATGTACCTGGTCACTGTGCTGGGGAATCTGCTCATCATCCTGGCCGTCAGCTCGGACTCCCACCTCCACACCCCCATGTACTTCTTCCTCGCCAACCTCTCCTTTGTTGACATCTGTTTCGTCTCCACCACCATCCCAAGGATGCTGGTGAACATCCAGACACAGAGCAAAGGCATCTCCTACATAGGGTGCCTCACTCAGGtgtatttttttatcatttttgctgTAATGGATAGTTTTCTCCTGACTGTGATGGCCTATGACCGGTTTGTGGCCATCTGCCATCCCCTGCACTACACGGTCATCATAAACCCCCGCTTCTGTGGCCTCCTGGTTCTGATGTGTTGGTTCATCACTTTCTGGGTTGCCCTGCTTCATATTCTACTGCTGAGGCGGCTGACCTTCTGTACTGGCACTGAAATTCCACATTTCTTCTGTGAACTGGCTCAGATTCTCAAGGTGGCCTGCTCTGACACCCTCATCAATAACATCTTCTTGTTTGTGGCCACTGCCCTGCTGGGTGTGTTTCCCCTCACTGGAATCCTCTTCTCTTACTCTCGAATTGTCTCCTCTTTAATGAGAATCTCCTCTGCAGCGGGAAAATATAAAGCATTTTCCACCTGTGGGTCTCACCTCTCTGTGGTTTCCTTGTTCTATGGGACAGGCGTGGGAATCTCTCTCACTTCTGCTGTGACCCATTCTCCCCAGAGAAGCTCCATCGCCTCAGTCATGTACACCGTGCTCACCCCCATGCTAAACCCCTTCATCTACAGCCTGAGGAACAAGGATGTGAAGGGGGCCCTGGGAAGGCTCCTCAGCCGAGGTGCCCCTTGTCTGCGATGGTCCACAGACCTCAGAACTAAGTGGACATTGTGA